A part of Melittangium boletus DSM 14713 genomic DNA contains:
- a CDS encoding lanthionine synthetase C family protein: MTGSLQTQALEAAEAIVRDTAELPLGKVPGLIAGHTGYALFFEAAARALAPKWIDLAARSLQRAAALFTRRTPPPLSLHEGLAGMGWAAAHLSARYPDLDVEELCVWVDESLEVELNRSPWPHPCDIRDGLAGMGLYAAKRMPHPNGRRLLAQAVDRAREVAEHSASGASWRMPRGRWSLYGKDAQFPQGLYTLGLAHGIPGALCLLSLAHAHGVSLDVTRPLLEEGFRWVAHRAEPGHPRFPHYMHGLEHVTDERFSWCVGNPGITAALWWAARTWKDPHWEARTLEWATRVAVEALERPPSLSANLCCGTAGTAHLYVRLYQATGVSVFGEAAQRWIEHTLSLRQPGQGPGGYCFEQDPSSPLTDVQFGAAGIALMLLAAATDQSPDWDETFLFSLGSPSSSPEV, translated from the coding sequence CCCAGGCATTGGAGGCCGCCGAAGCCATCGTCCGGGACACCGCGGAACTCCCCCTGGGAAAAGTTCCCGGCTTGATCGCCGGCCACACGGGCTACGCCCTCTTCTTCGAGGCCGCCGCCCGAGCACTCGCGCCGAAGTGGATCGACCTGGCGGCCCGGAGCCTCCAGCGCGCCGCGGCGCTGTTCACCCGCCGCACCCCACCCCCCCTCAGCTTGCACGAGGGATTGGCCGGAATGGGATGGGCCGCCGCGCACCTGTCCGCCCGCTACCCGGACCTGGACGTCGAGGAGTTATGTGTCTGGGTGGACGAGTCCCTGGAGGTGGAGCTGAACCGCTCGCCCTGGCCCCACCCCTGTGACATCCGGGATGGGCTCGCGGGCATGGGATTGTACGCCGCCAAGCGCATGCCCCACCCCAACGGGCGCCGGTTGCTGGCGCAGGCGGTGGACCGGGCCCGCGAGGTGGCCGAGCACTCGGCCTCCGGGGCCTCCTGGCGAATGCCCCGCGGCCGCTGGTCCCTCTATGGGAAGGACGCTCAGTTCCCCCAGGGACTCTACACCCTGGGCCTGGCACATGGGATTCCCGGGGCGCTGTGTCTGCTGAGCCTGGCCCACGCTCACGGCGTCTCCCTCGACGTCACCCGCCCCTTGCTGGAGGAGGGCTTTCGCTGGGTGGCCCACCGGGCGGAGCCGGGCCATCCGCGCTTCCCTCATTACATGCATGGCCTCGAGCACGTGACGGACGAGCGCTTCAGTTGGTGCGTGGGCAATCCCGGCATCACCGCCGCCCTGTGGTGGGCGGCCCGCACCTGGAAGGATCCGCACTGGGAGGCGCGGACCCTGGAGTGGGCCACCCGCGTCGCCGTCGAGGCGCTGGAGCGTCCTCCCTCCCTCAGCGCCAACCTGTGCTGTGGCACCGCCGGCACCGCCCACCTCTATGTGCGCCTGTACCAGGCCACGGGCGTGTCCGTCTTCGGAGAAGCCGCCCAACGCTGGATCGAACACACGTTGTCCCTGCGCCAGCCTGGCCAGGGTCCTGGCGGCTACTGCTTCGAGCAGGATCCCTCCAGTCCCCTCACGGACGTGCAGTTCGGCGCCGCCGGCATCGCGTTGATGCTGCTGGCGGCGGCCACGGATCAATCCCCGGACTGGGATGAAACCTTTCTCTTCTCGCTCGGCTCGCCCTCTTCCTCTCCGGAGGTCTGA
- a CDS encoding class I lanthipeptide, producing MSDTTTKTEPLSMKLSFKKETLRTLDDSQLDLLDGVVGGKKGGHCQCLFTRGGGCNTTGGDNEHGDC from the coding sequence ATGAGTGACACGACGACCAAGACCGAGCCCCTGTCCATGAAGCTCTCCTTCAAGAAGGAGACCCTGCGTACCCTGGACGACAGTCAGCTGGATCTGCTGGACGGCGTGGTGGGCGGGAAGAAGGGAGGTCATTGCCAGTGCTTGTTCACGCGCGGAGGCGGCTGCAACACCACGGGCGGCGACAACGAGCACGGCGACTGTTGA
- a CDS encoding efflux RND transporter periplasmic adaptor subunit, whose translation MTPQDLFRREALDHYHQSEEKGSLLKLTPFWVRVTYWNLVALALTAAVVLAVVHVHEYASGPLLIQVAGVEDIPSTAGGRISRVLVKRGQRVRAGEPLVELYARSETAERERVAQEYRAQLAVRLTDPLNTAARQSLGGLRAQLELNDALVSERTLVAPFDGVVREVRVHDNQYLGAGEVVATLAKEDTEVKALLLVPGQYRPRLKPGQPLRLELQGFAYLYQDVTVTAVSDELLGPTEVKRYLGAALGDVLKVDGPMVRVEARLPDDGLRAHGNTFRYYTGMVGIGRVQVRSRNGWMLLIPALDALWGDT comes from the coding sequence ATGACTCCGCAAGATCTGTTCCGGCGGGAAGCGCTCGATCACTACCACCAGAGCGAGGAGAAGGGCAGCCTGCTCAAGCTCACGCCCTTCTGGGTGCGTGTCACCTATTGGAACCTGGTGGCGCTCGCGCTCACGGCGGCGGTGGTGCTCGCGGTGGTGCACGTGCACGAATACGCCTCGGGGCCGCTGCTCATCCAGGTGGCGGGCGTGGAGGACATCCCCTCCACGGCGGGCGGGCGCATCAGCCGCGTCCTCGTCAAACGCGGGCAGCGGGTGCGGGCGGGAGAGCCCCTGGTGGAGTTGTATGCCCGGAGCGAGACGGCCGAGCGCGAGCGCGTGGCCCAGGAGTACCGCGCCCAGCTCGCGGTGCGGCTCACGGATCCGCTCAACACGGCGGCGCGCCAGTCCCTGGGCGGTCTGCGCGCCCAGTTGGAATTGAACGACGCGCTCGTCTCGGAACGCACCCTGGTGGCCCCCTTCGACGGCGTGGTGCGCGAGGTGCGGGTGCATGACAACCAGTACCTCGGCGCGGGCGAGGTGGTGGCCACGCTCGCCAAGGAGGACACCGAGGTGAAGGCGCTCCTGCTCGTGCCAGGGCAGTACCGGCCACGGCTCAAGCCCGGCCAGCCCCTGCGCCTGGAACTCCAGGGCTTCGCCTACCTCTACCAGGACGTCACCGTGACGGCCGTGAGCGACGAATTGCTCGGCCCCACCGAGGTGAAGCGCTATCTGGGCGCGGCCCTGGGCGATGTGCTGAAGGTGGACGGGCCCATGGTGCGCGTGGAGGCGCGGCTGCCGGACGACGGGTTGCGCGCTCACGGAAACACCTTCCGCTACTACACCGGCATGGTGGGCATTGGCCGCGTCCAGGTGCGCAGCCGCAATGGGTGGATGCTGTTGATCCCCGCGCTCGACGCGTTGTGGGGGGACACGTGA
- a CDS encoding MsnO8 family LLM class oxidoreductase, with the protein MRLGILDFCPLREGLKPFHSLHESIFLAQEAEKLGYSRFWLAEHHELHYAQHAPDMMVPLVAGSTERIRVGVAGMLLKLHSPLRVAKAFRLLESLFPGRIDLGVGGGEAAPEVAEALRDGGAPLTQVRSEHAQRTVRLLSLMRGEASPAFQPLGTPAPPFWVLGLSRPEAASLAAEHGASFGFSLAHVQSRDDPSIAARYLEEFRSNRWQARPELVVAVSGMCAETEQEARTLALEGVGNPDPHVSVLGNPEQCRQQLEAIAHRYQADEIVFLDRAPDSASRLRCYRLLSSALGLDTATPPLQQTA; encoded by the coding sequence ATGCGTCTGGGAATCCTCGACTTCTGTCCGCTGCGCGAGGGCCTCAAACCCTTTCACAGCCTCCACGAGTCCATCTTCCTCGCCCAGGAGGCCGAGAAGCTCGGCTACTCCCGTTTCTGGCTGGCCGAGCACCACGAATTGCACTACGCCCAACACGCGCCGGACATGATGGTGCCACTCGTGGCGGGCTCCACCGAGCGCATCCGGGTGGGCGTGGCGGGCATGCTGCTCAAGTTGCACAGCCCGCTGCGCGTGGCCAAGGCCTTCCGGTTGCTGGAGTCCCTCTTCCCCGGACGCATCGACCTGGGGGTGGGCGGAGGCGAAGCCGCACCCGAGGTCGCCGAGGCCCTGCGCGATGGAGGGGCGCCCCTGACCCAGGTACGAAGCGAGCATGCCCAACGCACGGTGCGATTGCTGTCCCTCATGCGCGGCGAGGCCTCACCGGCCTTCCAACCCCTGGGCACGCCCGCCCCTCCCTTCTGGGTGCTCGGCCTCTCGCGCCCCGAGGCCGCGAGCCTGGCGGCCGAGCATGGCGCCAGCTTCGGCTTCTCGCTCGCCCATGTGCAGAGCCGGGATGACCCGAGCATCGCCGCGCGCTACCTGGAAGAATTCCGCTCCAACCGGTGGCAGGCACGGCCGGAACTGGTGGTCGCCGTCAGTGGGATGTGCGCGGAAACGGAGCAGGAGGCGCGGACCCTCGCGCTGGAAGGCGTGGGCAATCCCGACCCCCACGTGTCCGTCCTGGGCAATCCCGAGCAGTGCCGCCAGCAATTGGAGGCCATCGCCCACCGCTATCAGGCGGACGAGATCGTCTTCCTGGACAGGGCGCCGGACAGTGCCTCGCGCCTGCGCTGCTACCGGCTGCTGTCCTCCGCGCTCGGGCTCGATACCGCGACTCCCCCTCTCCAGCAAACCGCCTGA